Proteins found in one Gimesia chilikensis genomic segment:
- a CDS encoding phytanoyl-CoA dioxygenase family protein: MIRTEELSYATRFAADGVVCCRGLLDRSGLEYAESAYQWSLEHPGPFASEVLNGVPGSFYQDHAHPDAFPHYRSLIIDSGLAQQVAQILGSQNLWLLYEQIWLKEAGDRLPTPWHQDLPYLPLEGKQIATIWINLDPVQQADSLEFVRGSQRGPLYNPTTFDAKDRAAQMYEAGVWPALPDIESERTRWDIVSWGIEPSDVLIFHPAVLHGGAGTKRGTRRRSISLRVIGDESYVAARPDSGLANGDRQTDDRHDLDPFQMLAGEEPGTLFRHAAFPRIV, translated from the coding sequence ATGATCCGAACCGAGGAGTTGAGCTATGCCACTCGCTTTGCTGCAGACGGTGTGGTGTGCTGTCGCGGCCTGCTGGACCGGTCTGGACTTGAATACGCGGAGTCAGCTTACCAGTGGTCGTTGGAGCATCCGGGGCCCTTTGCCAGTGAAGTTCTGAATGGAGTGCCGGGTTCGTTTTATCAGGATCATGCCCATCCGGATGCGTTTCCCCACTATCGCTCTTTGATTATCGATTCGGGGCTGGCACAGCAGGTTGCTCAAATCCTGGGAAGTCAGAATCTCTGGCTGCTTTACGAGCAAATCTGGCTGAAGGAAGCAGGAGACCGCTTACCGACGCCGTGGCATCAGGACTTACCCTATCTGCCCCTGGAGGGGAAACAGATTGCCACGATCTGGATTAATCTGGATCCGGTTCAGCAAGCAGATTCTCTGGAATTTGTCCGGGGCTCTCAGCGGGGTCCGCTATATAACCCGACCACATTCGATGCGAAAGATCGCGCTGCGCAGATGTATGAAGCAGGTGTCTGGCCCGCATTACCAGATATCGAGTCGGAGCGAACGAGGTGGGATATCGTTTCCTGGGGGATCGAGCCGAGCGATGTGCTGATATTTCATCCGGCCGTATTGCACGGTGGAGCAGGAACGAAGCGGGGAACGCGGCGACGTTCGATTTCTCTCAGGGTCATCGGCGATGAATCGTATGTGGCTGCACGACCTGATTCTGGTTTAGCCAACGGGGATCGCCAGACTGACGACAGGCATGATCTCGATCCATTTCAGATGCTCGCCGGAGAGGAACCCGGCACCTTATTCCGACATGCCGCCTTCCCCAGAATCGTTTGA
- a CDS encoding cytochrome P450, whose amino-acid sequence MLHSESTQKFDRIPLPIYDQKFKADPYPFYRSLQQSGEKLAAISLPGGLEAWLVLDYDLTRHLINSPDLSKDFKKCVVGESADGSEASASELHPIYQHLHTTDPPEHTSLRSLLATEFTRSRVLQMRPQIQEIADRLIADMTSMREANLLQAFASPFSLHVICQFLGVPERDIELIGQWLQRLNQADLEGTAVAHEIAANFQNYLLDLAVKECDSNSDTLFSRLVTRHADGDLSEKDLISSSFLLLSAGYETAMNLIGNSVLTLLTKRGIWDEIQSGQYELATVVEELLRWECPLEFSTLRVAIRKIELEGVSIEPGEKVLFCFYAANRDPQYFMAGEQLQFQCRHASAHMSFGFGIHYCLGAGLARLESEVAISSLLRTFPEMRLNPEQPQPQWLPGLTMRGLDQLPVRFDSEDFLPEGRE is encoded by the coding sequence ATGCTTCATTCTGAGTCGACACAGAAGTTCGATCGAATTCCTCTGCCCATCTACGATCAGAAATTCAAGGCGGATCCGTATCCGTTTTACAGATCACTTCAGCAGTCGGGAGAAAAGCTGGCAGCCATCAGCTTACCCGGTGGTCTGGAGGCCTGGCTGGTGCTGGACTACGACCTGACCCGGCATCTGATCAATTCTCCGGATCTTTCGAAGGATTTCAAAAAGTGCGTAGTGGGAGAATCCGCTGATGGTTCGGAAGCATCAGCTTCAGAACTGCATCCCATTTATCAACATCTGCATACCACCGATCCCCCCGAACACACTTCCCTGCGCTCGCTGCTTGCTACGGAATTCACTCGCAGTCGAGTCCTGCAAATGCGCCCTCAAATTCAGGAAATCGCAGATCGACTGATCGCAGATATGACCTCAATGAGGGAGGCAAACCTGCTACAGGCGTTTGCGTCACCTTTTTCATTGCATGTCATCTGCCAGTTCCTGGGGGTGCCGGAACGCGACATAGAGCTGATTGGACAATGGTTACAGAGGTTGAATCAGGCTGATCTGGAGGGGACCGCAGTTGCACATGAGATCGCTGCGAATTTTCAGAATTACCTGTTGGATCTTGCCGTCAAGGAGTGTGATTCAAATTCTGACACCTTATTCAGTCGTCTGGTAACGCGTCATGCTGATGGTGATCTCTCGGAGAAAGATTTGATTTCCAGCAGTTTCCTGCTGTTATCTGCAGGATACGAGACGGCTATGAATCTGATTGGAAACAGTGTCTTGACACTGTTAACGAAGCGTGGGATCTGGGATGAGATTCAAAGTGGTCAATATGAGCTGGCAACGGTAGTGGAGGAACTGCTCCGCTGGGAGTGCCCATTGGAGTTCAGTACTCTGCGCGTGGCGATCAGGAAGATCGAACTTGAAGGTGTCAGTATTGAGCCGGGTGAAAAAGTGCTTTTCTGTTTCTATGCGGCAAACCGCGACCCTCAATACTTTATGGCAGGAGAACAGCTTCAATTTCAATGCAGGCATGCATCGGCTCACATGTCGTTTGGCTTTGGCATTCATTACTGTCTGGGGGCAGGTTTAGCGCGACTCGAAAGTGAAGTTGCTATCTCATCACTCCTCAGAACATTTCCCGAGATGCGTTTGAATCCGGAGCAACCACAACCGCAATGGCTTCCCGGATTGACGATGCGCGGTTTAGATCAACTCCCCGTTCGATTCGATTCAGAAGATTTCTTACCTGAGGGAAGAGAGTGA
- the ppc gene encoding phosphoenolpyruvate carboxylase, whose translation MINRSDQRLNYLVDLLDLVVREQVGESLADVMQKIRRLAIERRSGLPDAEKRLVATLQDLEPSELRDVIRWLSLFFDLANAAEERVRIEILNERDRKSQIPGAPRSESIAAAISELHQQGLPAAEMQRWLDQLKIEPVFTAHPSEAKRRTTRQLLRGIRQHLPDIEASGKTDVEQELVADLTVLWQTDFIRPERPPVMSEVSRGLYFASTLWDVVPRIYSELKQALGQTYPNHHFEIPRVLSFGTWIGGDRDGHPFVTADVTRETFVKLRRAAVEGHLRMCQKLRKLIVMSDQQISSEPILRERITRCCESAPDLKDKLASISQMETPRQFMQMLEFRLERTLDSLSQDQPEAGSYESVEEFRDDLEKLHESVQKNRGRRIAGQYLQPWIDLARTFGLHFACLDVRQNSVVHRRCLDEVVSLQKSDDQVNALDLISSGIPCSIDVSQLSDESREVFETLTLLAEAYDQWGSESIGGYIISMTHSAQDVMTVLWLWRTAWLQHHGEGRAVPALPIIPLFETIEDLRNAASILEQLLTDENYQQYLTETDQRVQMVMVGYSDSTKDGGYLTACWELHQAQEQLAETAEKYHIGLTVFHGRGGALGRGGGPAARAIQSLPHNSVAGRLRVTEQGEVLSERYDDPVIAHRHLEQVFNATLMVSAGPRQDLNPSWADTMEQLSTASFQKYRELIQHPGFLHYFDRATPISEIETLPIGSRPSRRKAEHRTLDDLRAIPWTFAWTQSRHLLPAWYGMGTSIRKFVDQDGSTWATLRTMYQHWHMFRALIDNAELALAKADMQIAQEYAVLAHDESAAELWEMISTEFELSRGSILMIKDNSELLADVEWLKNSVRSRNPYVDPLNLAQVILLERKRSEEAEAADNDDLVHLIRMSIQGIAAGLRTTG comes from the coding sequence ATGATAAACCGAAGTGATCAAAGACTCAATTATCTTGTTGACCTGCTCGATCTTGTTGTTCGTGAACAGGTTGGAGAATCCCTGGCCGATGTGATGCAAAAGATCCGCCGATTGGCGATTGAACGTCGATCGGGGCTTCCCGATGCTGAGAAACGCCTCGTTGCCACCCTGCAAGATCTCGAACCCTCTGAATTGCGAGATGTAATCCGCTGGCTCAGTCTCTTCTTTGACCTGGCAAACGCCGCTGAAGAACGCGTTCGTATTGAAATTCTCAATGAACGCGATCGGAAATCTCAAATCCCCGGAGCCCCACGGAGCGAATCGATCGCTGCTGCCATTTCGGAATTGCACCAACAGGGACTTCCGGCTGCCGAAATGCAACGCTGGCTCGATCAGTTAAAGATTGAACCGGTGTTCACAGCTCATCCTTCCGAGGCAAAACGACGAACGACGCGCCAGTTACTTCGGGGAATTCGGCAACATCTGCCTGATATCGAGGCCAGCGGCAAGACGGATGTTGAACAGGAACTCGTGGCAGATCTGACAGTTCTGTGGCAAACAGACTTCATCCGTCCAGAGCGCCCTCCGGTGATGAGTGAAGTCAGTCGGGGGTTGTACTTTGCCTCAACACTCTGGGACGTTGTACCTCGTATTTATAGCGAACTGAAGCAGGCACTAGGCCAGACTTATCCCAACCACCATTTCGAAATCCCGCGGGTGCTGTCATTTGGAACCTGGATCGGTGGCGACCGGGATGGTCATCCCTTTGTGACCGCAGATGTGACACGTGAAACATTCGTAAAGCTGCGCCGGGCCGCCGTTGAAGGCCACTTGCGAATGTGTCAAAAACTGCGGAAGCTGATCGTGATGTCCGATCAGCAGATCTCTTCCGAACCAATCCTGCGCGAGCGGATTACACGTTGTTGTGAGAGCGCTCCCGATCTCAAGGATAAACTGGCCTCGATCTCACAAATGGAAACGCCCCGGCAGTTTATGCAGATGCTGGAGTTCAGATTGGAACGAACTCTCGATTCGCTTTCCCAGGATCAGCCTGAAGCCGGTAGCTATGAATCTGTCGAGGAATTCCGCGATGATCTGGAAAAGCTGCATGAGAGTGTTCAGAAAAATCGGGGACGAAGAATTGCCGGGCAGTATTTGCAGCCCTGGATCGACCTGGCACGTACCTTCGGACTTCACTTTGCCTGCCTGGACGTGCGACAAAATTCGGTTGTTCATCGCCGCTGTCTGGATGAGGTCGTCTCTTTGCAGAAATCGGACGATCAGGTCAATGCCCTCGATCTTATATCATCGGGCATACCATGCAGCATCGATGTCTCTCAACTGAGTGACGAGTCCCGTGAAGTTTTTGAGACGTTGACATTATTGGCAGAAGCCTACGATCAGTGGGGATCGGAATCGATTGGCGGATACATCATCAGCATGACGCATTCCGCCCAGGACGTGATGACGGTCCTCTGGCTGTGGCGAACCGCCTGGCTTCAGCATCATGGCGAGGGGCGCGCTGTTCCAGCTTTGCCGATCATTCCTCTGTTTGAAACGATTGAGGATCTGCGGAATGCTGCATCAATTCTCGAGCAACTTCTCACAGATGAAAATTACCAGCAGTACCTGACGGAAACGGACCAGCGGGTTCAAATGGTCATGGTCGGATACTCCGACAGTACCAAAGATGGCGGGTATTTGACGGCTTGCTGGGAATTGCATCAGGCCCAGGAGCAACTCGCGGAGACTGCGGAGAAGTATCATATCGGACTGACGGTGTTTCATGGACGCGGCGGAGCCCTGGGACGAGGTGGCGGACCTGCCGCACGAGCGATTCAATCTCTACCCCATAATTCCGTAGCGGGACGATTGCGGGTAACGGAGCAGGGAGAAGTTCTTTCGGAACGGTATGATGACCCCGTGATTGCGCATCGCCATCTCGAGCAGGTCTTCAACGCCACGCTGATGGTGAGTGCGGGTCCGCGGCAAGATCTGAATCCCTCGTGGGCAGATACCATGGAGCAACTCTCCACAGCTTCGTTTCAGAAGTATCGGGAGTTGATTCAGCATCCCGGATTCCTGCATTATTTTGATCGAGCGACACCCATCAGCGAAATCGAAACCTTGCCCATCGGATCCCGACCCTCCCGCAGAAAGGCGGAACATCGGACTCTGGATGATCTTCGTGCCATTCCCTGGACGTTTGCCTGGACGCAATCTCGTCATCTATTACCGGCCTGGTATGGAATGGGAACCTCGATTCGAAAGTTTGTCGATCAGGATGGCTCGACATGGGCGACGCTTCGTACGATGTACCAGCATTGGCACATGTTCCGGGCATTGATCGACAATGCAGAACTCGCTTTGGCGAAGGCTGATATGCAGATCGCTCAAGAGTATGCCGTTCTGGCCCATGACGAGAGTGCAGCCGAGCTCTGGGAAATGATTTCTACGGAGTTTGAATTGAGTCGTGGTTCGATTCTGATGATCAAGGATAATTCCGAATTGCTGGCTGATGTTGAGTGGTTGAAGAACTCTGTACGTAGCCGAAACCCTTATGTGGACCCACTCAACCTCGCACAGGTCATTCTGCTGGAACGAAAACGCTCTGAAGAAGCTGAAGCAGCAGACAATGACGATCTGGTTCATCTGATTCGAATGTCGATTCAGGGCATTGCTGCCGGTTTGAGAACAACGGGTTAA
- a CDS encoding FMN-dependent NADH-azoreductase — protein sequence MPHLLHIDSSPRSDRSHTRGLTADFVQRWQVKHPNSTVTYRDIGQSPLPHVTEEWIAAAFTPPNERSQAMQDALRLSNELIDELLLADVIVAGIPFYNFGMPSGFKAYIDQIVRIGRTFLFNPDNTESPYTPLVHGKRMIAVISRGDGGYSPGGRNEKNNHLDPHLQTVFRFIGVNNLQIVAAENDEHGGAALVDSLESARRELLRLATEDQPQRGDLAPLTGTRT from the coding sequence ATGCCTCACCTGCTCCACATTGATTCAAGCCCCCGCAGCGACCGTTCTCACACACGTGGTCTCACAGCCGACTTTGTGCAAAGATGGCAGGTCAAGCACCCCAACAGCACTGTGACGTATCGTGACATTGGACAAAGCCCATTGCCACACGTGACGGAAGAGTGGATCGCAGCGGCATTCACGCCACCGAATGAACGCAGTCAGGCAATGCAGGATGCCCTGCGATTGAGCAACGAACTGATAGACGAACTATTGCTGGCTGATGTGATTGTTGCTGGTATTCCATTTTACAATTTCGGAATGCCAAGCGGCTTCAAAGCTTACATAGATCAGATTGTACGTATAGGCCGAACGTTCTTATTCAATCCCGATAACACAGAATCACCGTATACACCGCTCGTTCACGGTAAACGGATGATAGCCGTGATCTCCCGTGGTGATGGTGGCTACAGTCCCGGCGGTCGAAACGAGAAAAATAACCATCTTGATCCACATTTACAGACGGTGTTTCGCTTCATCGGTGTGAACAATTTACAGATTGTCGCCGCCGAAAATGACGAGCATGGTGGTGCGGCTTTGGTCGATTCCTTAGAGTCTGCTCGCAGAGAACTTCTGAGGCTTGCGACCGAAGATCAACCACAAAGGGGTGACCTCGCCCCCTTGACCGGAACCAGAACTTGA
- a CDS encoding winged helix-turn-helix transcriptional regulator, with the protein MSEIDVTEVFEKCLGCRYMVTLLQRIEQGIQRPGQLEKSVDGMTAKVLSERLKRLVEYGVVEKTSYPEIPPRVEYTLTAFGQRLLEIIDEVDILHQEARLKK; encoded by the coding sequence ATGAGTGAGATTGATGTAACCGAAGTCTTCGAAAAATGCCTGGGTTGTCGCTACATGGTGACATTGCTCCAACGCATTGAGCAGGGAATTCAACGACCAGGGCAATTGGAGAAGTCAGTCGATGGAATGACTGCGAAAGTCCTTTCGGAGCGACTCAAGCGACTCGTCGAATATGGCGTCGTTGAAAAGACGAGCTACCCCGAAATTCCTCCACGAGTCGAATACACTTTGACTGCATTTGGTCAACGTTTGCTGGAAATCATCGACGAGGTTGACATACTTCATCAGGAGGCTCGGTTGAAGAAATGA
- a CDS encoding sialidase family protein: MKVFQNLISSSIIIMFLLMQTASAAGPGTLSLKQKQMLKTTSPLFKAIYQNHSGQAMIKLNGVSTDNGRTWKPVKPTPDFDKDLPYGYRRSHYGLWRDPINGNILSLFNCMDTPDKDPKAHEPRWQWHWYYLRYRVSTDGGRSYLYDKPIVQKGKEYSPEYPVDGVHISQNCFFLGDLGCDPIRTREGTILVPMQMPPLADDGKSLHNPGGGWYWLQTRILIGRWTENNDLEWESSEPIEGDGKRTVRGLYEPTLAQMPDGNLICVMRGSNGGKSDPSNKLPSRKWISISQDGGHKWSKPEPWTYSDGEQFFSPSSMSELMTHSNGRTYWIGNISEKNCQANHPRWPLVIGEVDPKTYGIIRDNLVVIDTKQPDEEDVNLSHWHSIEDRQTGDIVITTSRASKGYKSRTPVIYTIGVEGARPHE, encoded by the coding sequence ATGAAAGTTTTCCAGAATCTGATCTCATCATCCATCATCATAATGTTTCTACTGATGCAAACCGCCAGCGCAGCAGGTCCGGGAACGCTTTCGCTAAAGCAGAAGCAAATGCTTAAAACGACGTCGCCGTTGTTTAAAGCCATCTATCAGAATCATTCTGGTCAGGCAATGATTAAACTGAATGGCGTTTCAACTGATAACGGTCGGACATGGAAGCCTGTAAAGCCCACTCCCGATTTTGACAAAGACCTTCCCTACGGCTACCGACGCAGCCATTACGGCCTCTGGCGAGATCCGATCAACGGCAACATCCTGTCGCTTTTTAACTGTATGGACACACCTGATAAAGATCCCAAAGCACATGAGCCGCGGTGGCAATGGCACTGGTACTACCTTCGCTACAGGGTCTCGACTGATGGAGGACGCAGCTACCTGTACGACAAACCCATCGTCCAAAAAGGAAAAGAGTATTCCCCCGAGTACCCGGTCGACGGTGTGCACATCAGTCAGAATTGCTTCTTCCTCGGTGATCTTGGCTGTGATCCGATTCGCACCCGCGAGGGCACGATCCTGGTTCCCATGCAAATGCCCCCGCTGGCAGATGACGGAAAAAGTCTTCACAATCCCGGCGGTGGCTGGTACTGGCTGCAAACCAGAATCCTCATCGGACGCTGGACGGAAAACAACGATCTTGAATGGGAGTCGTCAGAACCGATCGAAGGCGATGGCAAACGCACCGTCCGCGGGTTGTATGAACCGACTCTGGCTCAAATGCCGGATGGGAATCTCATCTGCGTTATGCGTGGCAGTAATGGAGGCAAGAGCGACCCCTCGAATAAGCTGCCCAGTCGCAAATGGATCAGTATCTCTCAAGATGGCGGCCACAAGTGGAGCAAGCCAGAGCCCTGGACCTACTCTGATGGAGAACAGTTCTTCTCTCCCTCTTCAATGTCAGAATTGATGACTCACTCGAACGGTCGTACCTACTGGATTGGAAACATCAGTGAGAAAAACTGCCAGGCCAATCATCCCCGCTGGCCTCTGGTCATCGGAGAGGTCGATCCGAAAACTTATGGAATTATTCGCGATAATCTGGTTGTGATTGACACGAAACAACCTGACGAAGAGGACGTGAATCTGTCGCACTGGCACTCTATTGAAGACCGCCAGACGGGTGATATCGTCATTACGACGTCACGGGCGAGTAAGGGGTACAAAAGCCGCACTCCGGTCATTTATACGATCGGTGTGGAAGGTGCCCGTCCGCATGAATGA
- a CDS encoding putative inorganic carbon transporter subunit DabA, which translates to MSQKKSESNYFPLPTLLNRYSPAQVHLIEHVTAALQVVSRVISPVTSINDQVAENPYHGICERSFLNARKYLRIFSDYDTLMPLEFYAEEFHSGRFGIEQIQSAIEELEHTPVGAHQIPTAKKIAERLQSLADNVDYLDRAPDQMIQQHNRPVRTLSELLDENTNSNWSELIYDEISKYCAMHYDQGNAIWPSPWKELTLYQSWRSAAVYDRNLEFRGLSGLRRYISQLPHTPEVSIISSLKSLNVPPVLWETYLLCQAFSIHSWSAWIKYQASESGSDDLSGLLAIRLAYDAALSRAQKFEIDWSEYPSQHPISFKSSTSAQADEILRYTLLRASEIAFRDQLLRELTAQTDNTKTVSESTGKSSAIESDRTERMPVSNSPTTIELSPAVGEWSKAGLEWELAGKPAFVIASQQYIRENDLEANTLLCRYDHSHDPEGIVLENIMTASMIFAHCRNMQSYASAVDNHQTGSSLKSLQNVLVDIGILSGTDSAITTASPGQSLQTGSRFDHKPIRLHVVIAAPRYLIEKIISKHQNIMNLLSGNWMHLVSLDEEQAFEYSTDGTWKKIALPEN; encoded by the coding sequence ATGTCACAAAAGAAATCTGAATCAAACTATTTTCCTTTGCCCACATTGCTGAATAGATACTCTCCTGCACAGGTACACCTGATAGAGCACGTTACCGCAGCACTTCAAGTGGTGTCACGAGTGATTTCACCTGTCACGTCTATCAATGATCAGGTAGCTGAAAATCCATATCATGGAATCTGTGAGCGATCATTCTTGAATGCTCGAAAGTATTTACGAATTTTTTCAGACTATGACACCCTGATGCCTCTGGAATTCTATGCCGAAGAGTTTCATTCCGGACGATTCGGAATTGAACAGATCCAGTCTGCTATCGAGGAACTGGAGCATACTCCAGTTGGTGCGCATCAAATTCCCACCGCGAAGAAAATAGCCGAACGATTACAAAGCCTGGCTGACAACGTGGACTACCTGGACCGTGCTCCTGACCAAATGATACAGCAACACAACAGACCGGTTCGCACACTGTCTGAGCTGCTGGATGAAAACACGAATTCCAACTGGTCAGAATTGATCTATGACGAAATCTCAAAGTATTGTGCAATGCATTATGATCAGGGAAATGCAATCTGGCCGAGCCCCTGGAAGGAGCTGACTTTATATCAATCCTGGCGATCGGCAGCGGTCTATGATCGAAACCTCGAATTCCGTGGACTGTCCGGTTTGCGTAGATACATTTCCCAGCTTCCTCATACGCCTGAGGTCTCGATAATCTCTTCATTGAAAAGCCTGAATGTTCCACCAGTGCTCTGGGAAACGTACTTACTGTGTCAGGCATTTTCGATTCACAGCTGGTCTGCCTGGATCAAATACCAGGCAAGTGAATCAGGGAGTGACGATCTCTCAGGCTTACTGGCGATAAGACTCGCATACGATGCAGCACTTTCAAGAGCTCAGAAATTCGAAATTGACTGGAGTGAATATCCCAGCCAACACCCGATTTCATTTAAATCATCAACGTCTGCGCAAGCTGACGAGATTCTGCGATATACGCTGTTACGCGCTTCCGAAATTGCATTTCGCGATCAGCTGCTGCGTGAACTCACAGCTCAGACAGACAATACAAAAACCGTATCAGAGTCGACAGGTAAGTCATCAGCGATAGAATCAGATCGCACCGAGCGAATGCCTGTGTCGAATTCTCCCACAACGATTGAGTTATCGCCAGCAGTTGGTGAATGGTCAAAAGCAGGTCTGGAGTGGGAACTGGCAGGGAAACCGGCCTTCGTCATTGCCTCACAACAATACATCCGGGAAAATGATCTTGAAGCCAATACGTTATTGTGCAGATATGACCACAGTCACGATCCAGAAGGGATCGTGCTTGAGAATATCATGACAGCCTCGATGATTTTCGCCCACTGCAGGAACATGCAATCTTACGCATCCGCAGTCGATAATCACCAGACTGGGAGCAGCTTGAAAAGCTTACAGAACGTCCTGGTTGACATCGGAATTCTATCTGGTACGGACAGCGCGATAACGACTGCCTCGCCTGGGCAATCGCTGCAGACAGGATCACGATTCGACCACAAACCAATACGGTTACATGTAGTAATTGCAGCTCCCAGATACCTGATCGAAAAAATTATTTCCAAACATCAAAATATAATGAATCTACTAAGCGGCAACTGGATGCATCTCGTCTCACTGGATGAGGAACAGGCGTTTGAGTACTCCACTGATGGGACCTGGAAAAAGATCGCGCTGCCCGAGAACTGA
- a CDS encoding lipocalin-like domain-containing protein, with protein sequence MTFNLHTNLFRQLFNNVLFKGLICGIATFNVLSGPTFAVAANPINDAAEYKEWGLDYPGKTPSKGTTADSEKPVERPVSQAPVSQAPVANPSGLMGGTVPQDIAGSFEQAAVHVIVFYADGKHIMMPGWIVDTERRIILTFALMKDATRVHIAYPQVPSDDKDSMIGSPAVILQYDTKMDVAYLQAKTMPQGLAHLTTSNAPQTRPEPQRTVSHKPTAPVPPAQGGQQGSFNGGGFNGGHLQGNGNGGYTPPQQQANPLVGKWYLQDVVNGTQIQIAVAFGAQGQFAMEVMSVDAYGQQNYDSDNGTYTIQGNTLTVNTSDGPEQSRFWFENGVLYVQLIANGTTFAFQQAS encoded by the coding sequence ATGACTTTCAACCTTCACACTAACCTGTTTCGTCAACTCTTCAACAATGTACTCTTCAAAGGTCTGATCTGCGGAATCGCTACTTTCAATGTTCTTTCCGGGCCGACTTTTGCTGTCGCAGCGAACCCGATTAACGATGCTGCCGAGTATAAAGAGTGGGGACTTGATTATCCCGGCAAGACTCCCTCCAAGGGGACCACAGCGGATTCTGAAAAACCGGTTGAACGCCCTGTGTCGCAGGCTCCTGTTTCTCAAGCTCCTGTAGCAAATCCTTCGGGGCTGATGGGGGGAACTGTCCCTCAGGATATTGCGGGCTCCTTTGAACAGGCTGCGGTTCACGTGATTGTGTTCTACGCTGACGGCAAACACATCATGATGCCCGGCTGGATTGTCGATACGGAACGTCGCATTATCCTGACGTTCGCTCTGATGAAAGATGCCACCCGGGTACATATTGCCTACCCCCAGGTGCCTTCTGATGACAAGGATTCGATGATCGGTTCTCCCGCTGTGATCCTGCAGTATGACACCAAGATGGATGTAGCTTATCTGCAGGCCAAAACCATGCCACAGGGACTCGCCCACCTGACCACTTCGAATGCACCACAGACACGTCCTGAACCTCAGCGTACTGTCAGTCACAAACCGACGGCACCAGTGCCTCCTGCACAGGGTGGTCAGCAGGGATCATTCAACGGTGGCGGATTTAACGGTGGTCATCTGCAGGGTAATGGAAACGGTGGATACACGCCTCCTCAGCAGCAGGCAAACCCGCTCGTCGGGAAATGGTACCTGCAGGATGTCGTGAATGGGACACAGATTCAGATCGCTGTCGCATTCGGTGCCCAGGGGCAGTTTGCCATGGAAGTGATGTCAGTCGATGCCTACGGTCAGCAGAATTATGATTCTGACAACGGTACCTACACCATTCAGGGAAACACGCTGACCGTGAACACCAGCGATGGACCAGAGCAATCCAGGTTCTGGTTTGAGAACGGCGTCCTGTATGTCCAGTTGATTGCCAACGGAACCACATTCGCTTTCCAGCAGGCATCATGA
- a CDS encoding RNA polymerase sigma factor, whose protein sequence is MTDLEPEEFVSRFDAQPTRWSVIQRAHGESLAGGAEARQYLVMRYSPAIRRYVRAITRDEHLADEISQDVMVRLLQGDFAGADPQKGRFRDLLKVAVRNMVRNLWSKQKVRRTVDYDLDLNADDSNNETDAAWTESWRDQVLSLAWSQLENYQQNHEGSVAYSILKLRTDDPDCSSEELAEQLSQEIGKPVRADQARQQLRRARVRFAELLVAEVADAINVTTPERLEDELAQLQLLDRIRDVLPADWSSNSG, encoded by the coding sequence ATGACAGATCTGGAACCTGAAGAATTTGTATCCCGTTTCGATGCACAGCCGACACGCTGGAGCGTCATCCAGAGGGCGCACGGTGAATCGCTCGCTGGTGGTGCCGAGGCAAGACAGTATCTGGTCATGCGGTACTCGCCGGCCATCCGACGCTACGTCCGCGCAATCACTCGTGACGAGCACCTGGCGGATGAGATTTCGCAGGATGTCATGGTCCGGTTACTCCAGGGCGATTTTGCAGGTGCTGATCCACAGAAAGGACGGTTCCGGGATCTGCTCAAAGTAGCTGTTCGCAATATGGTGCGTAACCTGTGGTCCAAACAAAAAGTCCGCCGCACTGTCGATTACGACCTGGACCTGAATGCCGACGACTCGAACAATGAGACGGACGCCGCCTGGACCGAGAGTTGGAGAGATCAGGTCTTGAGCCTTGCCTGGTCGCAACTCGAGAACTATCAGCAGAATCATGAAGGTAGCGTCGCTTACAGTATCCTGAAATTGCGAACCGATGATCCGGATTGCTCTTCCGAAGAACTGGCCGAGCAGCTGAGCCAGGAAATCGGCAAACCGGTCCGCGCTGATCAGGCACGCCAGCAGTTACGACGGGCACGTGTCCGCTTTGCAGAGTTGCTTGTGGCGGAAGTCGCAGATGCGATTAACGTCACAACGCCGGAGCGACTTGAGGATGAACTGGCACAGTTACAGCTGTTGGATCGAATCCGCGATGTACTGCCGGCAGACTGGTCTTCGAACTCCGGCTGA